The following proteins come from a genomic window of Candidatus Bostrichicola ureolyticus:
- a CDS encoding VTT domain-containing protein, with protein MLKFWDYFKYLFNPEWIFFHFGNTTLLIIFIIIFAETGLFIGFFLPGDSLLFTAGIFGKKLSESFYNVSFFVIILLIALAAIMGNIVGYYIGYKSGNILYKKKDSFFFKKKYLIIADLFYNKYKIISLTLSRFLPIFRTFAPIIAGIVKVNFKQFMIYNIIGALIWTFSLMMAGNLLGNKFPILKDNLGIIIIIFILLTTIPTFKRFRRFLIKKIQK; from the coding sequence ATGTTAAAATTTTGGGATTATTTTAAATATTTATTTAATCCTGAATGGATTTTTTTCCATTTTGGTAATACCACTTTACTTATTATTTTTATTATTATTTTTGCTGAAACAGGTTTATTTATTGGATTTTTTTTACCTGGTGATTCTTTACTTTTTACTGCTGGTATTTTTGGAAAAAAATTATCTGAAAGTTTTTATAATGTATCTTTTTTTGTAATTATTTTGTTAATTGCGTTAGCAGCTATTATGGGAAATATTGTGGGATATTATATAGGATATAAATCTGGTAATATTCTTTATAAAAAAAAAGATTCTTTTTTTTTTAAAAAAAAATATCTTATAATTGCTGATTTATTTTATAATAAATATAAAATAATATCTCTTACTTTAAGTAGATTTTTACCTATATTTAGGACTTTTGCTCCAATTATTGCAGGAATTGTTAAGGTAAATTTTAAGCAATTTATGATTTATAATATTATCGGAGCATTAATATGGACATTTTCTTTAATGATGGCTGGTAATTTATTAGGTAATAAATTTCCTATATTAAAAGATAATTTAGGAATTATTATTATAATTTTTATATTATTAACAACAATCCCTACCTTTAAAAGATTTAGAAGATTTTTAATAAAAAAAATACAAAAATAA
- the der gene encoding ribosome biogenesis GTPase Der translates to MNVAAIIGRPNVGKSTLFNRLLRRRKAIVDIVSGVTRDRHYGESYWNGVKFFIIDTGGYTLYSNNIIEEEMRKQIFIAIKEANSIIFMVDVTTGLIDIDIEIAKILRKEHKKIILAVNKIDSTKNIYDATYFYKLGFDKYFCISSINGSGTGDLLDELLKTFPKGKDTQKNESLPSLPKLAIVGRPNVGKSTLINTLLMENRNIVTNIPGTTRDPININYNLFGFKCILIDTAGIRKKSKLFNSNIEFYAVIRTIKSIEDADVCLLMIDATRGWESTDTNIFNIIKNNNKGILIIINKWDLVEKKTDTNNLFKNIIKNKISNFKDVPIFFISSINKKGILPMMEAAMQLAENRKLKIKTSVLNKTLLPILQNTPPPSVKGKFIKIKYCTQLPTYTPQFVFFTNFPNYIKYSYKKFIENKMRIFFKLKGIPIGIHFRKK, encoded by the coding sequence GTGAATGTAGCTGCTATAATAGGACGTCCTAATGTAGGAAAATCAACATTATTTAATCGTCTTTTAAGACGTCGAAAAGCTATTGTTGACATAGTTAGTGGAGTTACTAGAGATAGACATTATGGAGAATCTTATTGGAATGGTGTAAAATTTTTTATTATTGATACAGGAGGATATACATTATATAGTAATAATATAATTGAAGAAGAAATGCGGAAACAGATATTTATTGCTATAAAAGAAGCGAATTCAATAATTTTTATGGTAGATGTAACAACAGGGCTAATAGATATTGATATTGAAATAGCAAAAATTCTTAGAAAAGAACATAAAAAAATTATTTTAGCAGTTAATAAAATTGATAGCACTAAAAATATATATGACGCTACATATTTTTATAAATTAGGATTTGATAAATATTTTTGTATTTCATCTATAAATGGTAGTGGTACAGGAGATCTTTTAGATGAATTATTAAAAACTTTTCCTAAAGGTAAAGATACTCAAAAAAACGAAAGTTTACCTAGTTTACCTAAACTAGCTATAGTTGGTAGGCCAAATGTAGGTAAGTCTACACTTATTAATACATTACTTATGGAAAATAGAAATATTGTAACTAATATTCCAGGTACTACTAGAGATCCTATAAATATAAATTATAATCTATTTGGATTTAAATGTATTCTTATAGATACTGCTGGAATTCGGAAAAAATCTAAATTATTTAATTCTAATATAGAATTTTATGCAGTAATACGAACTATAAAATCTATTGAAGATGCAGATGTTTGTTTATTGATGATTGATGCTACAAGAGGATGGGAATCTACAGATACTAATATATTTAATATTATTAAAAATAATAATAAAGGAATATTAATAATAATTAATAAGTGGGATTTAGTTGAAAAAAAAACTGATACAAATAATTTATTTAAAAATATAATTAAAAATAAAATTAGCAATTTCAAAGATGTTCCAATTTTTTTTATTTCTTCAATAAATAAAAAAGGTATACTTCCAATGATGGAAGCAGCTATGCAATTAGCTGAAAATAGAAAATTAAAAATAAAAACTAGTGTTTTAAACAAAACTTTATTACCTATTCTACAAAATACACCACCACCTTCTGTTAAAGGAAAATTTATTAAAATTAAATATTGTACTCAATTGCCAACATATACTCCACAATTTGTGTTTTTTACTAATTTTCCTAATTATATTAAATATTCTTATAAAAAATTTATAGAAAATAAAATGCGTATTTTTTTTAAATTAAAAGGAATACCTATAGGAATTCATTTTCGAAAAAAATAA